From a region of the Halanaerobium hydrogeniformans genome:
- a CDS encoding aldo/keto reductase — translation MQYREIAGTDLKVSAVGLGTWAYGNDTFGRVDDQKSIQAIKTAVFSGINLIDTAPAYGDGHAEKIVGKAIKGIKDQVIIASKCGTYRDGSKYIRDLSPARIRKDLELSLDRLEVEEIDIYQIHWPDPDTPLEESIEELKKLKNEGKFKYLAVCNFDINLLDKIRELADIISLQPQYSLLKRDIEAKIIPYLIEHQLAAISYGTLGGGILSGKYKKRPDFSSDKENRDSFYPFFKKENWGLVQKLIKVIEEIAAANRKTPAQVAINWAINRAGITTALVGAKNKKQAAENAGAAEFNLSEKEMELLTEKSDQIISKLEL, via the coding sequence ATGCAGTATAGAGAAATTGCTGGAACTGATCTCAAGGTATCTGCAGTTGGCCTGGGTACCTGGGCATACGGAAATGATACATTTGGTAGGGTTGATGATCAAAAATCTATTCAGGCTATTAAAACAGCAGTGTTTTCTGGAATTAATTTAATTGATACTGCTCCAGCTTATGGAGATGGACATGCAGAAAAGATAGTTGGAAAAGCAATAAAAGGCATTAAAGATCAAGTGATAATTGCAAGTAAATGTGGAACTTATAGAGATGGTTCAAAATATATTAGAGATTTAAGTCCTGCCAGGATAAGAAAAGATCTTGAGCTTTCTTTAGATAGGCTTGAGGTTGAAGAAATCGATATTTATCAAATCCACTGGCCTGATCCTGATACACCACTTGAAGAAAGTATTGAAGAACTAAAGAAATTAAAAAATGAGGGTAAATTTAAGTATTTAGCTGTCTGCAATTTTGATATTAATTTACTGGATAAAATTAGAGAATTAGCAGACATTATTAGTTTGCAGCCTCAGTATTCGCTTTTAAAAAGAGATATTGAAGCTAAAATAATACCCTATTTAATTGAGCATCAATTAGCAGCCATAAGTTATGGAACCCTGGGTGGTGGAATTTTAAGCGGTAAATACAAAAAAAGACCTGACTTTAGTTCTGATAAAGAAAATCGAGATTCATTTTATCCTTTTTTTAAAAAAGAGAACTGGGGTCTAGTACAAAAGCTGATTAAAGTTATTGAAGAAATTGCAGCAGCAAATAGAAAAACTCCAGCTCAGGTTGCAATTAACTGGGCTATAAATAGAGCCGGGATCACAACTGCTTTGGTTGGAGCTAAAAACAAAAAACAGGCTGCAGAAAATGCTGGAGCAGCAGAGTTTAACTTAAGTGAAAAAGAAATGGAGTTATTAACAGAAAAATCTGATCAAATAATTTCTAAACTTGAATTGTAA
- a CDS encoding IS30 family transposase, with the protein MDYLYDTPNSRKNKHLNAYDRGQIALLHSEGMSPYAIGKRLGRASNTIRNELKRGTVSQIKANKKVDIYFPDVGQRVYENNRKNCGPKFKLLECEDFIEHVLDKFYNSDHSIDSICGSAQVHNKFPNSKMVCTKTLYNYIDAGLLKIKNIDLPLKLKRSTKPKRIKQNKKKLGTSIDERPESVNDRSEFGHWEIDTIIGKKTKDEAALLTMTERTTRSQIIRKIDDKTSCSVQEAMTKLIKETGDLFSTVFKSITSDNGSEFSELASVEEIVGTKIYYTHPYSAWERGTNERHNGLIRRFIPKGRSINEFSIEAIARVQNWCNTLPRKILGYLTPDEAFEDQLKLILYN; encoded by the coding sequence ATGGACTACTTATATGATACACCAAATTCTCGAAAAAATAAACACCTTAATGCTTATGATCGCGGTCAAATTGCTTTATTACATTCAGAAGGAATGTCACCTTATGCAATTGGTAAACGCTTAGGTAGAGCTTCAAATACAATTAGAAACGAGTTGAAACGTGGTACAGTTTCTCAAATAAAGGCCAATAAAAAGGTTGATATTTATTTCCCTGATGTTGGTCAAAGAGTTTATGAAAATAATCGTAAAAATTGCGGACCTAAGTTTAAACTCCTAGAGTGCGAAGATTTCATAGAACATGTTTTAGATAAATTTTACAACTCAGATCATTCAATTGATTCTATTTGTGGATCAGCTCAGGTGCATAATAAATTTCCAAATTCAAAGATGGTTTGCACCAAAACTCTCTATAATTACATAGATGCTGGACTACTTAAGATTAAAAATATTGATCTACCATTGAAATTAAAGCGTTCTACAAAACCAAAACGTATTAAGCAGAATAAAAAGAAACTGGGTACCAGCATTGATGAACGCCCTGAAAGCGTTAATGATCGCAGCGAATTTGGCCACTGGGAAATTGATACTATTATTGGTAAAAAGACTAAAGATGAAGCAGCACTACTTACTATGACAGAACGTACAACTCGCTCACAAATTATTCGCAAAATTGATGACAAAACATCTTGTTCTGTTCAGGAAGCTATGACAAAGCTAATCAAAGAAACTGGAGATCTTTTTTCTACAGTCTTTAAAAGCATTACCAGTGACAATGGTTCTGAATTCTCAGAGCTAGCCAGTGTAGAAGAAATAGTTGGCACTAAAATTTATTATACTCATCCCTATTCAGCCTGGGAAAGAGGAACAAATGAACGTCACAATGGCTTGATAAGAAGGTTTATACCTAAAGGTAGAAGTATAAATGAATTTTCAATTGAAGCTATTGCTAGAGTTCAAAATTGGTGTAATACTTTACCTAGAAAAATATTAGGATATTTAACTCCTGATGAAGCTTTTGAAGACCAACTAAAACTAATTCTATACAATTAA
- a CDS encoding EAL domain-containing protein: protein MIIIKTDFFAYNKLKTFKNHSKALQGFLLIFILLIGALVYYTGGTRNSYAHLIYLPIVLSGYFYGLKGGITAAVISGLVLGPFMPIDTETMLMQQPQNWLFRMVFLIIIGSFVGYLFANLERQVIKNRKIAYFNQETGLPNKSTLKNVIDNKIDNKKEFHLFILTINNLLNIYKLTGFSNFTDYMDLLIEHIKQYPALGKQIYYINENHYGIILDKDKVDDLVEFSNDFLKYLDKPVNFGNISIYNNFTMGITTYPDYAKKTDKIINQAFLSIKKAKNKKLPFWHYENINFKEKNINLDLLAEINNSIENNNFEIYYQPKINLKNNKVQTFEALLRWNHPGKGYISPGDFIPLVEKSSLIEPLTEWVINEVLKDISNFKAKNNSFKYDIAINISARNLQQPNFVELLIDYLKQYNVNPERFSIELTETDLMVEIDKNIKKLNQLKEKGINIYLDDFGKGYSSLKYLKEIPIDFIKIDQYFIKNLTKEKKSLDIVRSIIELAHALNIEVVAEGVETEAQLEVLKDINCNYAQGYLFAKPDKKEKIIEFLKELEAESYA from the coding sequence GTGATTATTATTAAAACTGATTTTTTTGCTTATAATAAACTTAAAACATTTAAAAATCATTCTAAAGCACTACAGGGCTTTTTGCTGATATTTATTCTTTTAATAGGAGCTTTAGTATATTATACAGGTGGAACTAGAAACAGTTATGCTCATTTAATTTATCTACCGATTGTTCTTTCAGGATATTTTTATGGTTTAAAGGGAGGCATTACTGCTGCAGTGATCAGTGGGCTTGTGCTGGGCCCTTTTATGCCTATTGATACTGAGACAATGTTAATGCAGCAGCCGCAAAACTGGCTTTTTAGAATGGTATTTTTAATTATTATTGGAAGTTTTGTGGGCTATCTTTTTGCAAATCTAGAAAGGCAGGTAATTAAAAATAGGAAAATAGCTTATTTTAATCAAGAAACAGGTTTGCCTAATAAAAGTACTTTGAAAAATGTTATAGATAATAAAATAGATAATAAAAAGGAATTTCATTTATTTATTTTGACCATTAACAACCTTTTAAATATCTATAAATTGACCGGTTTTAGCAATTTTACGGATTATATGGATCTTTTAATTGAACATATTAAGCAATATCCAGCCTTAGGAAAACAAATTTATTATATTAATGAAAATCACTATGGAATAATTTTGGATAAAGATAAAGTTGATGATCTAGTTGAATTCTCAAATGATTTTTTAAAATACCTTGATAAACCTGTTAACTTTGGTAATATTTCAATTTATAATAATTTTACAATGGGAATCACAACTTATCCAGATTATGCGAAAAAAACCGATAAAATTATTAATCAGGCTTTTTTATCGATTAAAAAAGCCAAAAACAAAAAACTTCCTTTCTGGCATTATGAGAATATTAATTTTAAAGAAAAAAATATTAATCTGGATTTGCTAGCAGAAATTAATAATTCTATTGAGAACAATAATTTTGAAATTTATTATCAGCCTAAAATTAACTTAAAAAACAATAAGGTACAGACTTTTGAAGCTTTACTTCGCTGGAACCATCCTGGTAAAGGCTATATATCTCCAGGAGACTTTATTCCCCTTGTTGAAAAAAGCAGTTTAATTGAACCTTTAACAGAGTGGGTAATTAATGAAGTTTTAAAAGATATTAGCAATTTTAAAGCTAAAAATAATAGTTTTAAATATGATATTGCCATAAATATCTCAGCTCGCAATCTTCAGCAGCCTAATTTTGTCGAATTATTAATTGATTATCTTAAGCAATATAATGTTAACCCAGAAAGATTTAGCATTGAATTAACAGAAACTGACCTGATGGTTGAAATAGATAAAAATATAAAGAAGTTGAATCAATTAAAGGAAAAAGGGATAAATATTTATCTAGATGATTTTGGTAAGGGATATTCCTCTTTGAAATATCTAAAGGAAATTCCAATTGATTTTATCAAAATTGACCAATATTTTATCAAAAACTTGACTAAAGAAAAAAAGTCTCTAGATATAGTTCGTTCGATTATAGAATTAGCTCATGCCCTTAATATTGAAGTTGTTGCAGAAGGTGTAGAAACTGAAGCTCAACTTGAAGTGCTAAAAGATATTAATTGTAATTATGCACAGGGTTATTTATTTGCTAAACCGGATAAAAAAGAAAAGATAATAGAGTTTTTAAAAGAATTGGAAGCAGAAAGTTATGCTTAA
- a CDS encoding SLC13 family permease, with amino-acid sequence MENGLNNSEKEKKLKKGGRFLVDNFGVDMGQISYILIGPLIFLAIMLIPIPTLDWQARGGLGVLIWMAFWWTSGHIAVAITALVPIFVTTFIPIAPVGEIVSVFSHRIVFLIAGSCAMGAAWQRWGIARRLSLKILSLFGNSARKQIWAWFLISALLSSIIADTVTAAVFVPVAVTLLKYLGYDSNSKRWNNAAATNILLAIAWGASIGSLPTPLGGGQNLLIYEFLTEAVGRQIYFYEWTIRMLPFTLFFIPFIGFYLTRILQKEDVILPGSKEIYQKELDKMGKLSKGELYSGLVFVLAVSAAFLEPLYTNFLPFLDPAFIFFSLAFLLFFIPTEEHENVLSIKSMGNFPITVMIVWPSALALAKVLEHSGLAEIIGENLSFFATGHGIITFLIFAGVTVLLTNISTNTASAALLMPVIIQLFIAQGINPVPIILLLTVSVNLSFAIASGNGCLAVSAGYGVNLKTMFKHGIIIAFLGFFLSTFFAFFLDNILPWWGVL; translated from the coding sequence ATGGAAAATGGTTTAAATAACTCAGAAAAAGAAAAAAAACTAAAAAAAGGTGGAAGATTTTTAGTTGATAATTTTGGGGTAGATATGGGCCAAATTTCTTACATACTTATCGGGCCATTAATTTTTCTAGCGATTATGCTTATTCCAATTCCAACTCTTGACTGGCAGGCTAGAGGAGGACTGGGTGTTTTAATTTGGATGGCTTTTTGGTGGACAAGTGGCCATATTGCTGTTGCAATAACAGCCCTTGTACCAATTTTTGTAACTACATTTATTCCAATAGCTCCAGTTGGTGAGATCGTTTCTGTATTTAGCCACAGGATAGTTTTTTTAATTGCAGGAAGTTGTGCAATGGGGGCTGCCTGGCAGAGATGGGGGATAGCCCGGAGATTATCCCTTAAAATCTTATCTTTATTTGGGAATAGTGCCCGAAAACAGATTTGGGCCTGGTTTTTAATTTCTGCGCTTTTAAGTTCTATTATTGCAGATACTGTAACCGCAGCTGTTTTTGTGCCGGTAGCAGTTACATTATTAAAATATTTAGGTTATGATTCTAATTCTAAACGCTGGAATAATGCTGCTGCAACAAATATCTTGCTTGCGATTGCCTGGGGAGCCTCAATTGGTAGTTTACCGACTCCACTTGGAGGAGGTCAGAATTTATTAATTTATGAATTTCTTACAGAGGCTGTAGGTAGACAGATATATTTTTATGAATGGACAATTAGAATGCTTCCCTTTACTCTATTTTTTATACCCTTTATTGGTTTTTATTTAACAAGAATTTTGCAAAAAGAAGATGTAATTTTACCTGGTTCTAAAGAAATATATCAAAAAGAATTAGATAAGATGGGAAAATTAAGTAAGGGAGAATTATATTCTGGTTTGGTATTTGTTCTTGCTGTTTCAGCAGCTTTTTTAGAGCCTTTATATACGAATTTTTTACCTTTTTTAGACCCGGCATTTATATTTTTTAGTCTGGCATTTCTCTTATTTTTCATCCCGACTGAAGAACATGAAAATGTATTATCTATTAAAAGCATGGGCAATTTCCCCATAACAGTTATGATAGTCTGGCCAAGTGCTTTAGCTTTAGCAAAAGTTTTAGAGCATTCTGGTTTAGCAGAAATTATTGGAGAGAATCTCAGTTTTTTTGCTACTGGACATGGAATAATTACCTTTTTAATCTTTGCTGGAGTGACAGTTTTACTGACAAATATATCTACTAATACAGCTTCAGCTGCTTTGTTAATGCCTGTTATAATTCAGCTTTTTATAGCACAGGGGATTAATCCGGTTCCTATCATATTGCTATTAACTGTATCAGTTAATTTATCATTTGCAATTGCATCTGGAAATGGTTGTCTTGCTGTAAGTGCTGGCTATGGTGTAAATCTTAAAACCATGTTCAAACATGGTATTATTATAGCTTTTTTGGGTTTTTTCCTTTCAACATTTTTTGCATTTTTTCTGGATAATATTCTTCCCTGGTGGGGAGTGCTCTAA
- a CDS encoding Na+/H+ antiporter family protein, translating to MLTNPVVISVIVMTVLSLLKLNVILALIMAAIVGGTLSGLSIGETMSTLVNGMGGNAETALSYILLGALAASIHKTGLAALLAKNMARWMKGKGTVLILIIAFVASLSQNLIPVHIAFIPILIPPLIGVMNKLKIDRRAVAVALTFGLKAPYLALPVGFGLIFHNIIRDQMIENGMEVTNSMITSVMWVPALGMVVGLILAVFFTYKSGREYKSLEELDLADKINGKQETEEFNSRHFVALVGAVAALAIQLLTDSLPLGAIVALTIMLVFRAIQWKDIDELVNEGIGMMGFIAFVMLVASGYGEVIRETGQVAVLVENASALMGGSSFVSAFIMVFVGLIVTMGIGTSFGTIPILAVIYVPLATATGFSPLATIALIGTAAALGDAGSPASDSTLGPSAGLDIDGQHDHIWDTCVPTFIHFNIPIMIFGIIAALVF from the coding sequence TTGTTAACTAACCCAGTAGTAATCTCAGTAATTGTTATGACAGTGTTATCATTATTAAAATTAAATGTAATTTTAGCTTTAATCATGGCGGCTATAGTAGGTGGAACACTTTCCGGTCTTTCAATTGGAGAAACAATGTCAACTCTGGTTAATGGAATGGGAGGGAATGCAGAAACTGCTCTAAGCTATATTTTATTAGGAGCTTTAGCTGCATCCATTCATAAAACAGGATTGGCTGCATTATTAGCAAAAAATATGGCCAGATGGATGAAGGGGAAAGGAACTGTTTTAATTTTAATTATTGCTTTTGTTGCTTCTTTATCTCAGAATTTAATTCCGGTACATATAGCTTTTATTCCAATTTTGATACCACCTTTAATTGGTGTTATGAATAAACTTAAAATTGACAGAAGAGCTGTTGCAGTAGCTCTTACCTTTGGTTTGAAAGCACCATATCTTGCTTTACCAGTTGGTTTTGGATTGATCTTTCATAATATAATTAGAGACCAGATGATTGAAAATGGCATGGAAGTAACGAATTCTATGATTACAAGTGTAATGTGGGTTCCAGCCCTGGGAATGGTAGTTGGTCTTATCCTGGCAGTTTTCTTTACTTATAAAAGTGGTAGAGAATATAAATCACTGGAAGAGTTGGATCTTGCAGATAAAATAAATGGTAAGCAGGAAACTGAAGAATTTAATTCAAGACATTTTGTAGCTTTAGTCGGGGCAGTTGCAGCTTTAGCCATTCAGCTTTTAACAGACTCTTTGCCATTGGGTGCTATAGTTGCTTTAACAATAATGTTAGTTTTTAGAGCAATCCAATGGAAAGATATCGATGAGCTTGTAAATGAGGGAATAGGAATGATGGGCTTTATTGCCTTTGTAATGTTAGTTGCATCCGGTTATGGTGAAGTTATCAGGGAAACCGGTCAGGTTGCAGTTTTAGTAGAAAATGCTTCTGCTTTAATGGGAGGCAGTTCTTTTGTTTCAGCCTTTATTATGGTTTTCGTTGGTTTAATAGTTACAATGGGGATTGGAACTTCTTTTGGGACTATTCCTATCTTAGCAGTAATCTATGTACCACTGGCAACAGCTACCGGTTTTAGTCCTTTAGCGACAATAGCTTTAATTGGTACAGCAGCAGCTTTAGGTGATGCTGGTTCACCGGCTTCTGATAGCACCTTAGGCCCTTCAGCAGGACTGGATATTGATGGGCAACATGATCATATCTGGGATACCTGTGTGCCAACTTTTATACATTTTAACATTCCAATTATGATCTTTGGTATAATAGCAGCACTTGTATTTTAA
- a CDS encoding GNAT family N-acetyltransferase: MEFRLAEKKDLKAIMKIINAAKDFLKSEGIDQWQQGYPDCKVMRKDILNHNCYILAEKDKIFAHAAVTFSEEKSYNKIYQGKWLSNANYAVVHRLAVDNEYKGKELAKLLLDKIEELVFKNGINSIKIDTHQDNISMQRLLKKSNFKYCGIIYLEDGSKRLAYENHLEGDNLWKN; encoded by the coding sequence ATGGAATTTAGATTAGCTGAAAAAAAAGATTTAAAAGCTATTATGAAAATAATTAATGCGGCCAAAGACTTCTTAAAATCTGAAGGAATAGATCAGTGGCAGCAGGGTTATCCAGATTGTAAAGTTATGAGAAAAGATATTTTAAATCACAATTGTTATATTTTAGCTGAAAAAGATAAAATATTTGCCCATGCAGCTGTAACATTTTCTGAAGAGAAAAGTTATAATAAGATATATCAGGGTAAATGGCTGAGCAATGCTAACTATGCTGTTGTGCACAGATTAGCTGTTGATAATGAATATAAAGGTAAAGAACTGGCAAAACTACTGCTGGATAAAATAGAAGAATTAGTTTTTAAAAATGGAATAAATAGCATTAAGATTGATACCCATCAAGATAATATTTCCATGCAGAGATTATTAAAAAAAAGTAATTTTAAATATTGTGGGATAATATATTTAGAAGATGGAAGTAAAAGGTTGGCTTATGAGAATCATTTGGAGGGAGATAACTTATGGAAGAATTAA
- the thrC gene encoding threonine synthase, with amino-acid sequence MEYLSTRGKHKNVSAAEAIRLGLSPDGGLFVPAEIKKISREEIMGNKDKSYQEIAVWILEYFLSDYSRKEIEEAVNAAYSKQNFPAAKVTPLKKLDTDRYILELWHGPTAAFKDLALQIMPYLLVIAAEKSEIDDEIVILVATSGDTGKAALEGFKDVDGVKIIVFYPEAGVSRVQKDQMNTTTGRNTEVVSLQGNFDDCQNAVKEVFSDQKFKEKMERNSYRFSSANSINWGRLLPQIVYYFSAYFQLINDNAIDKGEEINITVPTGNFGNILAAYYAYKLGLPVNKFICASNDNKVLTDFLKTGVYDIDREFKKTISPSMDILISSNLERFLFEITEHDSEQINKWYEELKENNRFKIDSKSLAKIQDKFVGQFSQEDEAKQAIKICYQNFDYLIDPHTAVAYDSLDKYRKESSDLTTAVIDSTASPYKFSRAVLEALKDKTVEKDEYRIIEELKELTGTEIHRAIKGLENMEEKHQRNCAKDGVKAQLKDILAI; translated from the coding sequence ATGGAGTATTTGAGTACAAGAGGAAAACATAAAAATGTAAGTGCTGCAGAAGCAATCCGTTTAGGATTATCTCCTGATGGAGGTCTTTTTGTTCCTGCAGAAATAAAAAAAATAAGTAGAGAAGAAATAATGGGGAATAAAGATAAAAGCTACCAGGAAATAGCAGTCTGGATTTTAGAATATTTTTTAAGTGACTACAGTAGAAAAGAAATTGAGGAGGCAGTTAATGCTGCCTATTCAAAACAAAACTTTCCAGCCGCTAAAGTAACTCCTTTAAAGAAATTGGATACTGATAGATATATTCTTGAATTATGGCATGGACCTACAGCTGCATTTAAAGATCTTGCTCTTCAGATAATGCCATATTTACTTGTTATTGCTGCAGAAAAAAGCGAGATAGATGATGAGATAGTTATTCTTGTTGCTACTTCAGGTGATACTGGTAAGGCCGCTTTAGAAGGTTTTAAAGATGTTGATGGGGTAAAGATAATTGTTTTTTATCCAGAAGCTGGTGTGAGTAGGGTCCAAAAAGATCAGATGAACACAACAACTGGTAGAAATACTGAGGTTGTTTCTTTACAGGGTAATTTTGATGACTGCCAAAATGCTGTAAAAGAAGTTTTTAGTGATCAAAAATTTAAAGAAAAAATGGAGAGAAATTCATATCGTTTTTCTTCAGCTAACTCAATAAATTGGGGTAGGTTATTACCCCAAATAGTATATTATTTTTCGGCCTATTTTCAATTGATAAATGATAATGCGATTGATAAAGGTGAAGAAATTAATATTACAGTACCTACAGGCAATTTTGGTAATATACTTGCAGCTTATTATGCCTATAAGTTGGGTCTGCCAGTTAATAAATTTATCTGTGCCTCAAATGACAATAAGGTTTTAACTGACTTTTTAAAAACAGGTGTTTATGATATAGATAGAGAATTCAAAAAAACTATTAGTCCTTCTATGGACATTTTAATTTCTTCAAATTTGGAGAGATTTTTATTTGAGATCACTGAACACGATAGTGAACAGATAAATAAGTGGTATGAAGAACTAAAAGAAAACAACAGATTTAAAATAGACAGTAAAAGTTTAGCTAAAATCCAGGATAAATTTGTTGGTCAATTTAGTCAGGAAGATGAGGCAAAACAAGCTATAAAGATTTGTTATCAAAACTTTGACTATTTAATTGATCCTCATACTGCTGTTGCTTATGATTCTTTAGATAAATATCGAAAAGAGAGTTCGGATTTAACTACTGCTGTGATTGATTCTACTGCCAGCCCTTATAAATTTAGTCGGGCTGTTCTGGAAGCATTAAAAGATAAAACTGTTGAGAAGGATGAATACAGAATAATAGAGGAACTTAAAGAGCTAACCGGTACAGAAATTCATCGGGCGATCAAAGGTTTAGAAAATATGGAAGAAAAACACCAAAGAAACTGTGCTAAAGATGGGGTTAAAGCTCAATTAAAAGATATTTTAGCTATTTAA
- a CDS encoding phosphoglucomutase: MSKINWSKLLSGTDIRGKAVGSKDSQIELTDQVVYGIGISFCTWLADKKNKEVKNLTIAVGHDSRVSAQRLKDALFKGLSHYDARVFDAGLASTPAMFMATVLEGHQYDGAIMITASHLPFDKNGFKFFSREGGLEKEDVKNILSFAAQNETDILENYKKEQLKEIKANKINLISDYCSHLKAIIRNELNKDIDKDKPLAGSKIIVDAGNGAGGFFADQILKDLGADIDGSQFLEADGYFPNHPPNPEDKEAIKSIKKAVVENDADLGIIFDTDVDRAAVVDGDGQAINRNKLIALAAKIVLEDYPGTTIVTDSVTSVGLNKFIENKLGGIHHRFKRGYKNVINEAKRLEEEGQTVPLAIETSGHAAFKENYFLDDGAYMVAKVLIKMANLKAEGINNIGELISDLEEAEIKKEYRMQIELEDFHQYGQDIIDNLKNYIKVIDNWELAPKNYQGIRVNCGNKDWFLLRMSLHDPVLVLNVECDDNSKLEYIKEQLRKFLSNYEKVKLENLR, encoded by the coding sequence TTGTCAAAAATTAATTGGTCAAAATTATTAAGTGGTACAGATATTAGAGGTAAAGCAGTAGGAAGTAAGGATTCTCAGATCGAATTAACCGATCAAGTAGTTTATGGAATAGGAATTAGTTTCTGCACCTGGCTTGCTGATAAAAAAAATAAAGAAGTTAAGAATCTTACAATTGCAGTTGGACATGATTCTAGGGTGTCTGCCCAGAGGCTAAAAGATGCTCTGTTTAAAGGTCTGTCTCATTATGATGCCAGGGTCTTTGATGCTGGTTTGGCTTCTACTCCAGCAATGTTTATGGCAACTGTTTTAGAAGGTCATCAATATGATGGAGCAATCATGATTACAGCCAGTCATCTTCCCTTTGATAAAAATGGATTTAAATTCTTTAGTCGAGAGGGTGGACTGGAAAAAGAAGATGTCAAAAATATATTGAGCTTTGCTGCTCAAAATGAAACAGATATTTTAGAAAACTATAAAAAAGAGCAGTTAAAGGAAATAAAAGCTAATAAAATTAATTTGATTTCTGATTACTGTAGTCATTTAAAAGCTATAATTAGAAATGAGTTAAATAAAGATATTGATAAAGATAAACCTTTAGCCGGCTCAAAAATTATTGTTGATGCTGGTAATGGAGCAGGAGGCTTTTTTGCTGATCAAATATTAAAGGATCTTGGTGCTGATATTGATGGAAGTCAATTTTTAGAAGCTGATGGTTATTTTCCTAACCATCCCCCAAATCCAGAAGATAAAGAGGCAATTAAGTCTATCAAAAAAGCTGTAGTTGAAAATGATGCTGACCTTGGCATTATTTTTGACACAGATGTGGATCGAGCAGCAGTTGTTGATGGTGATGGACAGGCAATTAATAGAAATAAGTTGATTGCTTTAGCAGCAAAAATTGTTTTAGAAGATTATCCGGGAACAACTATAGTTACCGATTCTGTAACTTCAGTTGGTTTAAATAAATTTATAGAAAATAAACTGGGTGGTATTCATCACCGTTTTAAAAGAGGCTATAAAAATGTAATTAATGAAGCCAAAAGATTGGAAGAAGAAGGCCAAACGGTTCCACTTGCTATAGAAACCTCAGGCCATGCAGCATTTAAAGAAAATTATTTTTTAGATGATGGTGCTTATATGGTTGCTAAAGTTTTAATTAAAATGGCTAATTTAAAAGCTGAGGGAATTAATAATATAGGAGAATTAATTTCTGATTTAGAAGAAGCAGAAATTAAAAAAGAATATAGAATGCAAATTGAATTGGAAGATTTTCATCAATATGGACAGGATATAATTGATAACTTAAAAAATTATATAAAAGTTATTGATAATTGGGAGCTTGCTCCTAAAAATTATCAGGGTATTAGGGTAAATTGTGGTAATAAAGACTGGTTTTTATTGAGAATGTCTTTACATGACCCGGTATTAGTTTTAAATGTAGAATGTGATGATAATTCTAAACTGGAGTATATTAAAGAACAATTAAGAAAATTTTTAAGTAATTATGAAAAAGTTAAGCTTGAAAATTTAAGATAA
- a CDS encoding GerW family sporulation protein has translation METTQKVLQSMYDKLDNFLKTETVIGEPIVVDNIKLIPIITASFGLGGGIGEENNESGGGGGLGCKISPDAILVIKDNQVEMMPVNTRGSLDKLIEKVPELLEKINSCREKKKQESDIENEE, from the coding sequence ATGGAGACAACCCAAAAAGTACTACAATCAATGTATGATAAGCTGGATAATTTTTTGAAAACAGAAACAGTAATTGGTGAACCAATAGTTGTAGACAATATAAAATTAATTCCAATCATAACTGCTTCTTTTGGTTTAGGTGGCGGTATTGGAGAAGAAAATAATGAAAGTGGGGGTGGAGGTGGTTTAGGCTGCAAAATCTCCCCAGATGCAATATTAGTCATTAAAGATAATCAAGTTGAGATGATGCCTGTAAATACTCGTGGTTCTCTAGATAAGCTTATTGAAAAAGTACCAGAACTTTTGGAAAAAATAAATTCCTGCCGAGAAAAGAAAAAGCAAGAAAGTGATATAGAAAACGAAGAGTAA